The following is a genomic window from Colletotrichum lupini chromosome 5, complete sequence.
AGTCTTGCTACTTACAAGCCGTTACCTCGCGACCAACGAAGAGTGACAGACTGGGAGGCGATACCCGCAAAAACAGAGCTGTTGTGGTACCTCTACCTCATACCGTCACACACCCACACACCGGTCCCCGGAAGGCACACCTGTGACGATCTCGGCTCGGCTGCCATCCCGCTCTCTCCTACTGCTGCGACTGCGTTTTTCTACTGCGTGAACTTCTTGCGCGACTTGCCCTTTTCCTGTCCTTTCCTGCTTCGACAAGGTCTCAATTGCAACCGGCCACTTTGCCTCTTTTCACTCCTCCCCCTCAACCAATCTTTCCCTCGCGGTTTTGCTGTCTATCCTTTGCAAGCAAACCTTCcatccttctcctccttctccaaaGAGCAACAGCAGAGCATCCTTAGCTTCGCGATCGTCAGCACCTTGTTCGTAGCTTAGCTGTCAAGCGCCTCATCCGCTCGTACAGTCTGCACTCTTGACAGCCTGCAGCAAGCCCGTCATCGTGCCGTTGCATCTGGttctgccgccgccgccaccacccGAAGCTCACTACCGGATCACACGACCCGGCTCCTCCTAGTAACCGCGGTCCAAGAAGCtcccccgccgccgccttccCGACCGAAAAGCCGAAAACAATCCCTCAAATCCCAATTCCTCCCGCGCGCCGCCTCGCAAACCGCCCATCATGAACGCAGCCCGCTTCCTCCGCCGTCCCGCAACCTTTGCTCTCCGGCCCTCCTTCATCGTTCCCCAGTCTTccgcctccttctcctcctccgcctccttCAACTTTGCCCGCACAatggccgccgccgccaagatCAAGGTCAAGAACCCCGTCGTCGAGCTTGACGGCGACGAGATGACCCGCATTATCTGGCAGACTATCAAGGACAAGTTCATCCACCCCTACCTCGACATCGACCTCAAGTACTACGATCTCGGCCTGCCCTACCGTGACGAGACGAACGACAAGGTCACCCTCGATGCTGCTGAGGCTATCAAGAAGTACTCAGTCGGTGTCAAGTGCGCCACCATCACCCCCGATGAGCAGCGCGTCGAGGAGTTCAAGCTTAAGCAAAGTAAGTAGCGCGCAGTGGATGTCTTTTCGCCGTCTACCTTCCCTCTTCTTCCGGCACTGTTCCTTGCCCGCTCAAGAGTCTCCCACCGGCCGTTGGACTGGTCAGATCGAACCCCCGGGTTTGTCGCATCCGCGCCGTGGGATCTGTCTCATTCTCCAGCTCCCCGCACTCCGGGGATGCAACGCCGGCGCATTGCATTTGATCCCCCCCCTCTGCACCTTCGCAACCTGCACAATTCCAGTGGCCGCACATCAAAGATCCTGTCATCAATGGCCCTCTCCTAAAGCACCCCAAAGCAACCCTACCTAGCAGTACAAAGAACATGGACTAACTCAATGGTTCCCTTCCCCTCCCAACAGTGTGGCTCTCCCCCAACGGCACCATTCGTAACCACCTCGGCGGTACCGTCTTCCGCGAGCCCATCGTCATCCCCCGCGTTCCCCGCCTGGTGCCCGGCTGGAAGAAGCCCATCATCATCGGCCGTCACGCCTTCGGCGACCAGTACCGCGCCAAGGATGCGGTTCTCCCCGGCAACGGCACCCTGAAGATGGTCTACACCCCCGAGGGCGGCGAGCCCCAGGAGATCGAGGTCTACAAGTTCAAGAATGGCGGCGGTGTTGCTCAGACCCAGTACAACACTGACGAATCCATCACCGGCTTCGCTCACGCTTCCTTCAAGCTCGCCCTCACCAAGAAGCTGCCCCTGTACATGAGCACCAAGAACACCATCCTCAAGAAGTACGACGGCCGCTTCAAGGACATCTTCCAGGAGCTCTACGAGACCAAGTACAAGGCCGAGTTCGAGGCCGCTGGCATCTGGTACGAGCACCGTCTCATTGACGACATGGTTGCCCAGATGGTCAAGTCCTCCGGCGGCTACATCATGGCCCTGAAGAACTACGATGGTGATGTCCAGTCCGACATCGTCGCCCAGGGCTTCGGCTCCCTCGGCCTCATGACTTCGGTCCTCATCACTCCCGACGGCAAGACCTTCGAGTCCGAGGCCGCCCACGGTACCGTCACCCGCCACTACCGCGAGCACCAGAAGGGCAACGAGACCTCCACCAACCCCATCGCCTCCATCTTCGCGTGGACCCGCGGTCTCATTCAGCGCGGTAAGCTCGACGAGACCCCCGAGGTCGTCGCCTTTGCCGAGTCCCTCGAGAAGGCCTGCATCGACACCGTCGACGTTGACGGCATCATGACCAAGGACTTGGCCCTCGCTTGCGGCAAGACCGCCCGCTCCGACTACGTCACTACCAACGAGTACCTCAACGCCGTCGAGCGCCGCATGAAGAACATCCTCAAGGAGAAGTTGTAAATTCAGAGACAAAACACCGAAGAAGGAAATGCGGACCCGCCGTTATTAAAGAAAAAAACGAATAACACTCTTGTAGACTTCAAGAAAACGCTACATTCTGTAGAGAGAGGGGGCGAAAGCCGGCTTCCTATGGGATAGACGAACCTTCAAGACATGAGAAAGGAGGCGGAACGATCTACGATCTACGAAGCTCCCCCTTGGCGTATGCGAAGAAGAGTGCCTTCTGTATCTAACCTGCGTGAACATGCGAATCTTGTTTTCTCTCTTGCATATCGAAGCTGCAGAAGCATGATGGATCATCTCTCTATATTTTCCGTTGGCTCTTTGTTCTTTCTGGTTTCTGTTCTA
Proteins encoded in this region:
- a CDS encoding isocitrate dehydrogenase; protein product: MNAARFLRRPATFALRPSFIVPQSSASFSSSASFNFARTMAAAAKIKVKNPVVELDGDEMTRIIWQTIKDKFIHPYLDIDLKYYDLGLPYRDETNDKVTLDAAEAIKKYSVGVKCATITPDEQRVEEFKLKQMWLSPNGTIRNHLGGTVFREPIVIPRVPRLVPGWKKPIIIGRHAFGDQYRAKDAVLPGNGTLKMVYTPEGGEPQEIEVYKFKNGGGVAQTQYNTDESITGFAHASFKLALTKKLPLYMSTKNTILKKYDGRFKDIFQELYETKYKAEFEAAGIWYEHRLIDDMVAQMVKSSGGYIMALKNYDGDVQSDIVAQGFGSLGLMTSVLITPDGKTFESEAAHGTVTRHYREHQKGNETSTNPIASIFAWTRGLIQRGKLDETPEVVAFAESLEKACIDTVDVDGIMTKDLALACGKTARSDYVTTNEYLNAVERRMKNILKEKL